One Equus caballus isolate H_3958 breed thoroughbred chromosome 14, TB-T2T, whole genome shotgun sequence DNA segment encodes these proteins:
- the OR9E4 gene encoding olfactory receptor family 9 subfamily E member 4 (The RefSeq protein has 1 substitution compared to this genomic sequence), with protein sequence MGNQSTVARFILKSFSDDPTVNAVCTGCLLVTYAFGVLANIAVITVITKDGHLHTPMYFFLKSLSFLDVCYTSVTMPKAIVNAILGSQEISFLECAVQLYSFFTLAATECFLLTTMAYDRCMAIYRPLVYGVTMSRKLCWELVSTAWICGALYSIFHAINTFSLPFCGPNVIDHFFCDIPPVMRLSCVDYHTNEEVSFIYTSCIILGACVLTLLSYLRIISTIAKIQQVQGRWKAFSTCSSHLTTVLLFYGTGSSLYLRPTSDYSPIQARLAAVFYSIITPTLNPLIYCLRNKEMKVALEKVFLQLQRRKA encoded by the coding sequence ATGGGGAATCAGAGCACCGTGGCACGATTTATCCTAAAGAGTTTCTCAGATGACCCCACTGTGAATGCTGTCTGCACCGGCTGTCTCCTGGTCACCTACGCCTTTGGGGTCCTGGCGAATATTGCTGTCATCACAGTGATTACCAAGGACGGCCACCTCCATacacccatgtatttcttcctaaAGAGTCTGTCCTTTCTGGATGTGTGCTACACCTCAGTCACCATGCCCAAGGCCATTGTCAATGCCATCCTGGGTTCTCAGGAGATTTCCTTCCTAGAGTGTGCTGTCCAGCTCTACTCCTTTTTCACCCTGGCAGCCACCGAGTGCTTCCTGCTCACgaccatggcctatgaccgctgcATGGCCATCTATAGGCCCCTTGTGTATGGGGTCACAATGAGCAGGAAGCTCTGCTGGGAGCTGGTTTCCACCGCCTGGATTTGTGGGGCTCTCTATTCCATCTTCCATGCCATCAAcaccttctccctgcctttctgTGGACCGAATGTCATCGATCACTTTTTCTGTGACATACCTCCTGTCATGAGGCTCTCCTGTGTTGACTATCACACAAATGAAGAAGTGAGTTTCATTTATACCAGCTGCATCATCCTGGGAGCCTGTGTTCTCACCCTGCTCTCGTACCTTCGCATCATCTCCACCATCGCCAAGATGCAGCAGGTGCAGGGCCGCTGGAAAGCCTTCTCCACTTGCTCTTCTCACCTGACCACTGTTCTCCTGTTTTATGGAACTGGGAGTTCCCTGTACCTGAGACCTACCTCTGACTATTCTCCCATCCAAGCGCGGCTGGCTGCTGTGTTTTACTCCATCATCACACCCACCTTGAATCCTCTCATCTATTgtctgaggaacaaagaaatgaaagtagcTCTTGAGAAAGTGTTCCTTCAACTACAGAGAAGAAAAGCGTAA
- the OR2G28 gene encoding olfactory receptor family 2 subfamily G member 28 (The RefSeq protein has 3 substitutions compared to this genomic sequence) → MAMERSTNDSSLTGFILLGFSDYPQLQEPLFVVILILYLLTIVGNTTIILVSHVEPKLHTPMYFFLSHLSFLDLCFTSSVIPQLLVNLWDPMKAITYGGCVVQLYVSLALGSTECVLLAVMSYDRYVAICRPLQYTALMHPCLCIALATLAWLSGVATTLIQSTFTLQLPFCGHRQVDHFICEVPVLIKLACVDTTFNEAELFVASVLFLIVPVSLILVSYGYIAQAVLKIKSTTGRRKAFGTCSSHLMVVTIFYGTITFMYLQPAKSRSKDQGKFVSLCYTVVTPMLNPLIYTLRNKEVKGALRKVLGKILGENFT, encoded by the coding sequence ATGGCGATGGAGAGGAGTACCAATGACAGCAGCCTGACAGGCTTTATCCTGTTGGGGTTTTCTGATTATCCTCAGTTACAGGAGCCTCTATTCGTGGTCATCTTGATCTTGTATTTACTAACCATTGTGGGGAACACCACCATCATTCTGGTATCTCATGTGGAGCCCAAGCTTCATACAccaatgtatttcttcctttctcatctctCCTTCCTGGACCTCTGCTTTACCAGCAGTGTTATTCCCCAGCTTCTGGTAAACTTGTGGGATCCCATGAAAGCCATCACCTATGGTGGTTGCGTGGTTCAGCTCTATGTCTCCCTTGCCCTAGGCTCTACTGACTGTGTCCTCCTGGCTGTGATGTCCTACGATCGCTATGTCGCCATCTGCCACCCCCTCCAGTACACTGCCTTGATGCATCCATGTCTCTGCATAGCTCTGGCAACTTTGGCATGGCTCAGTGGAGTGGCCACCACCCTCATACAATCCACTTTCACCCTGCAGCTCCCCTTCTGTGGGCATCGCCAAGTGGATCACTTCATCTGTGAAGTCCCTGTGCTCATCAAGTTGGCCTGTGTGGACACCACTTTCAATGAGGCTGAGCTCTTTGTGGCTAGTGTTCTGTTCCTTATAGTGCCTGTCTCCTTCATCTTGGTCTCCTATGGCTACATTGCCCAGGCAGTTTTGAAGATCAAGTCAACCACTGGAAGAAGGAAAGCATTTGGGACCTGTTCCTCCCACCTGATGGTTGTCACCATCTTCTATGGAACCATCACCTTCATGTATCTGCAGCCGGCCAAGAGTAGATCCAAGGACCAGGGGAAGTTTGTCTCCCTCTGCTACACTGTGGTCACCCCCATGCTCAACCCTCTTATCTATACTCTGAGGAACAAAGAGGTTAAGGGGGCACTGAGGAAAGTTCTTGGGAAGATTCTGGGAGAAAATTTTACATGA
- the OR2G29 gene encoding olfactory receptor family 2 subfamily G member 29 (The RefSeq protein has 8 substitutions compared to this genomic sequence), with product MAMERSTNDSSLTGFILLGFSDYPQLQEPLFAVILILYLLTIVGNTTIILVSHVEPKLHTPMYFFLSHLSFLDLCFTSSVIPQLLVNLWDPMKAITYGGCVVQLYVSLALGSTECVLLAVMSYHRYVAICRPLQYTALMHPCLCIALATLAWLSGVATTLIQSTFTLQLPFCGHHQVDHFFCEVPVLIKLACVDTTFNEAELFVASVLFLIVPVSFILVSYGYIAQAVLKIKSTTGRRKAFGTCSSHLMVVTIFYGTIIFMYLQPAKSRCKDQGKFVSLCYTVVTPMLNPLIYTLRNKEVKAALRKILCALVRRDYQQIFRSY from the coding sequence ATGGCGATGGAGAGGAGTACCAATGACAGCAGCCTGACAGGCTTTATCCTGTTGGGGTTTTCTGATTATCCTCAGTTACAGGAGCCTCTATTTGCGGTCATCTTGATCTTGTATTTACTAACCATTGTGGGGAACACCACCATCATTCTGGTATCTCGTCTGGAACCCAAGCTTCACACAccaatgtatttcttcctttctcatctctCCTTCCTGGACCTCTGCTTTACCAGCAGTGTTATTCCCCAGCTTCTGGTAAACTTGTGGGATCCCACGAAAGCCATCACCTATGGTGGTTGCGTGGTTCAGCTCTGTGTCTCCCTTGCCCTAGGCTCTACTGAGTGTGTCCTCCTGGCTGCGATGTCTTACGATCGCTATGTCGCCATCTGCCGCCCCCTCCAGTACACTGCCTTGATGCATCCATGTCTCTGCATAGCTCTGGCAACTTTGGCATGGCTCAGTGGAGTGGCCACCACCCTCATACAATCCACTCTCACCCTGCAGCTCCCCTTCTGTGGGCATCGCCAGGTggatcatttcttctgtgaagttCCCGTGCTCATCAAGTTGGCCTGTGTGGACACCACCTTCAATGAGGCTGAGCTCTTTGTGGCTAGTGTCCTGTTCCTTATAGTGCCTGTCTCCTTCATCTTGGTCTCCTATGGCTACATTGCCCAGGCAGTTTTGAAGATCAAGTCAACCACTGGAAGAAGGAAAGCGTTTGGGACCTGTTCCTCCCACCTGATGGTTGTCACCATCTTCTATGGAACCATCATCTTCATGTATCTGCAGCCGGCCAAGAGTAGATGCAAGGACCAGGGGAAGTTTGTCTCCCTCTGCTACACCGTGGTCACCCCCATGCTCAACCCCCTCATCTACACCCTGAGAAATAAGGAAGTGAAGGCAGCACTGAGAAAGATTCTTTGTGCTTTAGTGAGACGTgattatcaacaaatatttaggagTTATTAG